The Atribacterota bacterium genome contains the following window.
TATTAATAAATATTCTATAGTATTTACAGCAGCTCTAATCCTAGTATCATCCTCAACCTTTGAATCATCACTTAGTGGTACATTAAAATCTACTCGGACGATTATTCTTTTCTTTTCTAAATCTTCTCTCTTTAAATCTTCCAACAAAGATAAAGATTGATTGTTCTTTATCATATTTATTTCCTCTTATTTTGGACAAAAAATATTTTATAGCTATAAAGATTATTTATTAATATTACCATTAACTATGAATAATTATTTTTTTTATAGTTATTAGTAAAATGATGACTAACAAAGAAGGCAGAATGTTTGCTATTTTGACTTTTTTAATTTCCAATATTCCAAGTGATAATCCAATAATAAGTATTCCTCCTACAGCGGTCATTTCATTAATAATATCAGCTGTTATCCAATGTTTTACTAAAAAGGCTATTTGAGTAATTGTTCCCTGGTATAAAAAAACAGGAATCGTTGAGAATAAAACGCCAATTCCCAAAGAAGCAGTAAAAATAATAGAAGATATACCATCTAAAGCAGATTTTGCTATTAAAATATTGGGATTACCGTTGATACCCTCTTCAATTGCTCCCATTACTGCCATTGAACCTACACAGTATAACAAACTAGCAGTTATAAAACCCTTAGTGAATTCCTCTTTTCCCACCTGATGTTTAAAAAGTGATTTAATTTTCTCACCTACATTATCCAATCTCTTCTCTATATCTATAATCTCTCCCAAAAAGCCTCCTATGACCAGAGAAAGAATAACCAATAATATATCTTTTGCTTGAATGGCCATTTGAATCCCTAATAATAGGGTAACCAACCCTATCCCCTGAAAAAGAATATTACTAAATCTTTTTGGAAAATGTCCTTTTAAAATTAATCCAATAATACAACCAAAAATAATAGCCAAACTATTAATAATGGTGCCTATCATACTGCCTCACAAGTTTACAATTATCATATTATTTCATCATCCTGGGTTATTATCCTTTTCTTCCCTTTTCCTTCATTCTGAAATGATTTTACTGTATATGATTCAGGTTTTTTTAATAATTGATCAAAACCAAGTGCTATTATAATTATAGGCCAAAACTTACAAATTGAATCTGACCATTGATATAATTCCATATTTCGTAATAAAAAGATAATTCCAATTGCCATGAGAATAAGTCCAAAAAAGAGAGATTTTTTTTGAAATATTTCCATCAAGCCCCATAGCATGAATATGATAGGCCAAAAAAGCCAAACTCTTTCCCACATTTCTATTCCAAATATATTTTCTACTAAAAATAGTATTCCGATTGCTAGAATTATTAAACCTATTAACCACTGACCTGAACTTCTTCCCATAATATTCATAACTAATTCACCTCCATATTCTTTATTATGAAAATTTTATAAACGATATTTTAAAATAATCACTTTACTATTTCCAGGATTTAATTTTTTTTGCTTCTTGCCAGAGCTGTTCCAAATGATAATAATCACGTTTTTCCTCGGAGAACAAGTGAATTACTATATCACCGCAATCAAGTAAAACCCAGCCGGTATTTTCACTTCCTTCGTAACTTAAGTTTCTTTGAATGTTG
Protein-coding sequences here:
- a CDS encoding DUF554 domain-containing protein translates to MIGTIINSLAIIFGCIIGLILKGHFPKRFSNILFQGIGLVTLLLGIQMAIQAKDILLVILSLVIGGFLGEIIDIEKRLDNVGEKIKSLFKHQVGKEEFTKGFITASLLYCVGSMAVMGAIEEGINGNPNILIAKSALDGISSIIFTASLGIGVLFSTIPVFLYQGTITQIAFLVKHWITADIINEMTAVGGILIIGLSLGILEIKKVKIANILPSLLVIILLITIKKIIIHS
- a CDS encoding DUF5668 domain-containing protein; this translates as MNIMGRSSGQWLIGLIILAIGILFLVENIFGIEMWERVWLFWPIIFMLWGLMEIFQKKSLFFGLILMAIGIIFLLRNMELYQWSDSICKFWPIIIIALGFDQLLKKPESYTVKSFQNEGKGKKRIITQDDEII